From Anaerohalosphaera lusitana, one genomic window encodes:
- a CDS encoding ATP-binding protein has protein sequence MKELVVISGKGGTGKTSITACFGALADNGVIADCDVDAADMHLLLGPSVRARHEFVGGKLAVIDREKCTGCGVCARVCIFSAVGKADNVYRVDETACEGCKVCVEFCPVAAIDFVDSVNGDWFISDTRFGPMVHAKLGIAEENSGKLVSLIRKEARKAAEEQGKELVLVDGSPGVGCPVIASIGGADMVLIVTEPTQSGLHDLHRVAELVKHFELPGAICVNKWDINKAMSEQIETEAQEIGMPVVGRIGYDRAVTESQIARKTLVEYSKCETAERITKMWEDVTALL, from the coding sequence ATGAAAGAATTAGTTGTTATAAGCGGTAAAGGCGGAACGGGCAAAACGAGTATCACTGCGTGTTTTGGTGCATTAGCCGACAACGGTGTGATCGCGGATTGCGATGTGGATGCTGCAGATATGCACCTTCTGCTTGGGCCGAGCGTTCGCGCACGACATGAATTCGTCGGCGGCAAGCTCGCCGTTATCGACCGTGAAAAATGTACCGGCTGCGGAGTATGCGCGAGGGTATGCATTTTTTCGGCTGTCGGCAAAGCTGACAACGTCTACCGGGTGGATGAGACGGCCTGCGAGGGCTGCAAGGTGTGTGTCGAGTTCTGTCCGGTCGCAGCGATAGATTTTGTCGACAGCGTCAATGGTGACTGGTTCATCAGCGATACGAGATTCGGCCCCATGGTTCATGCGAAGCTTGGTATCGCAGAAGAAAACAGCGGGAAGCTGGTCAGTCTTATACGCAAAGAGGCACGAAAGGCGGCTGAGGAGCAGGGAAAGGAGCTTGTGCTCGTGGACGGGTCGCCAGGGGTTGGTTGTCCGGTCATAGCCTCGATCGGAGGAGCGGATATGGTGCTGATCGTGACCGAGCCCACCCAGTCGGGGCTGCACGACCTGCACAGAGTTGCCGAGCTCGTCAAACATTTCGAGCTTCCAGGGGCGATATGCGTGAACAAGTGGGACATCAACAAGGCTATGAGCGAACAGATCGAGACAGAGGCACAGGAGATCGGCATGCCGGTCGTGGGCAGGATCGGGTACGACAGAGCGGTGACGGAATCCCAGATCGCTCGCAAAACGCTTGTGGAGTACTCGAAATGCGAGACGGCTGAGAGGATCACAAAGATGTGGGAGGATGTAACCGCCCTGCTGTGA